A genome region from Thalassotalea euphylliae includes the following:
- a CDS encoding DUF998 domain-containing protein, translated as METNFINVLEVISGLSGLIATIWITIGVYIAAKFYPNYNHSNQFCSELGAAGSPTEKLSPLINNYPLGAIFCVFGWYVQARAGADIAIQSTGYLIIIHGLGTWVAGYFPMDKDPYTKEPTHSCKVHSWAGFIMLLSLLIAPMLVAFSGDNLALPTWFRIASVLTVILAIYYLVKMAQSVKQSQAQKGTGIASKVGLYQRISYWIKLIWLSAFSVILVQS; from the coding sequence ATGGAGACAAATTTTATCAACGTTCTAGAAGTTATCTCAGGTTTATCTGGGCTTATTGCGACTATTTGGATAACCATTGGCGTTTATATCGCGGCCAAGTTCTATCCCAATTACAATCACAGCAATCAATTCTGTAGCGAACTGGGCGCGGCTGGCAGCCCAACAGAGAAACTATCACCGCTGATCAATAACTATCCTTTAGGCGCAATTTTTTGTGTATTTGGCTGGTACGTTCAAGCGCGTGCTGGCGCCGATATAGCAATACAGTCAACTGGCTATTTAATTATTATTCACGGCCTAGGAACTTGGGTAGCGGGCTATTTCCCTATGGATAAAGACCCGTACACAAAGGAGCCAACCCACAGCTGCAAAGTCCACTCTTGGGCTGGCTTTATTATGTTGCTCTCGTTATTAATTGCGCCCATGTTGGTGGCATTTAGCGGTGATAATCTAGCGCTGCCAACATGGTTTCGAATTGCGTCTGTACTGACGGTGATATTGGCAATTTACTATTTAGTCAAGATGGCACAATCAGTTAAACAATCGCAAGCTCAAAAAGGTACTGGCATAGCTAGTAAGGTTGGCTTGTACCAGCGAATTTCTTACTGGATAAAATTAATCTGGCTAAGCGCATTTTCAGTAATATTAGTCCAGAGTTAG